In Zingiber officinale cultivar Zhangliang chromosome 1A, Zo_v1.1, whole genome shotgun sequence, the DNA window GTAGCAACAGGCCGCCGCAGCCAGGAGCCGGTTGGCGATCACCTCAGCCGGCGGGGACCATGCCGATCAGCGAGGACATGAGCGGGCCCTACTCGGGCGGCTTCCACGGCCCGCCTCTGCCGCCGCCGTCGCCCGGGATGATGCCGATGGTCTTCAACCAGAGCAGCTTCACCTACGACGAGCTCGCGGCGGCCACCAGCGGCTTCTCCCGGGACAACCTCCTCGGTCAGGGCGGCTTCGGCTACGTCTACAAGGGCGTGCTCCCCAACCGGAAGGAGGTGGCGGTGAAGCAGCTCAAGGCCGGCAGCGGCCAGGGTGAGCGCGAGTTCCAGGCGGAGGTCGAGATCATCAGCCGCGTCCACCACCGCCACTTGGTCTCTCTCGTCGGCTACTGCATCGCCGGCCCCCAGCGCCTTCTAGTCTACGAGTTCGTCGCCAACAACACCCTCGAGCACCATCTCCACGGTactaactaactaactaactaactaacCCAAACTCCATGAACAATGATCTTAAATACTCCGTTAATGGCATGCAGGCAAAGGTCTTCCGACGATGGAGTGGCAGAACAGGCTGAAGATCGCCATTGGATCCGCCAAGGGCCTCGCCTATCTACACGAAGACTGTAAACTCCAACTCTCACCTCTTCTAATAAAATTCgattagtaaaaaattaaatattattatggcACAGGCCATCCTCGAATCATCCATCGCGACATCAAGACCGCCAACATCCTCCTCGACAATAAGTTCGAAGCCATGGTAAACTCCCCGGGGCGGCTGCCAGCTGTCGCTGTACTTTCTCCTCCCAAATCTCCGGCGAGATTAATAACGAAAAACGCATGCGTGATTTTGATTTCCAGGTGGCCGATTTTGGACTGGCGAAGCTCTCGTCGGACACCAACACCCATGTTTCGACTCGAGTGATGGGGACTTTCGGGTGAAGACCATCGATCAATTagctcgatcgatcgatcgatcgatcagttTAATTTGCGTGTAATTGATTGAATGATCGGTTTGTTTGTGATGCAGTTACTTAGCGCCGGAGTACGCGTCGAGTGGGAAGCTGACGGAAAAGTCCGACGTGTTCTCCTTCGGCGTCATGCTCCTCGAGCTGGTCACGGGCCGAAGGCCGGTGGACAACTTCTCCGACATGGACGAGAGCCTCGTGGATTGGGTCCGTATTTTTTGTTTCTGATAAATCAATatgcaaaataaattatttttggttTTAATCTTTTAGCTGTTTGACAAGTATAGTAATAGTAAATAATTAGAGATGTTTTTGTAAATTACCCTGAACAGGCAAGGCCGGTTCTTGGGCGAGCGCTGGCCGACGGCAACTTCGACGAGCTCGCGGACCCCAGACTGGAGGACAAGTACAACGCCAACGAGATGGCGCGCATGGTCGCCTGCGCCGCCGCCAGCGTTCGACACTCTGCCAGAAGGCGTCCAAAAATGAGCCAAGTACGTTCGATTATAAATATCGCACACTATTCAATTAACATCACTGGTTCAAACTCAGCAAAGATCATCCTCGTCTCTCTTATTACATTGagagtgaaaaaaaaaacacattcaATCATTATATTCATCCATTCATGGATTGCAACAGATTGTGCGAGCATTGGAGGGAGACGTATCGCTGGACGACTTGAACGAGGGGGTGAAGCCGGGGCAAAGCTCCATGTTCAGTGGGTCGGGTTCGGACATGGACTCCAATTCGTACTCGACCAACATAAGGCGGTTCAGGGAGATCGCGCTCGGGGGCAATGACGGCTACAGTAATGACTACAACAGTACGGGCATGACGAGCGAGTACGGCGCGAACCTCTCGGAGTCGAGCAGCTCGGGAGAAATGGCTTACGGCGAAGGCCGGAGAAAGAAGCCTTCTCCGTACGGAGTGTGAGAAATAGATGGAATCGTAATGAAGTGTCGgattgaaaacaaaaaaacaaaaaaaaaaacttttgactTAATCTGTTTTTCAATGTGATCGATcggttctattattttttttaattaagtggAATAAATAATTTGCTAATGCAACTACAAATTATATTCTAGGATTAATTTAGACACAttggatgaaaaaaaaaacagaggcaAAAAAAACAAAAGGCTCTGGTTTTTCCAAATGCTCCCCACTTTTCTTTTTAAGAGTTGGATCCTCTGTTCTATAATTATGGATTTGTTGTAATTATAGATTGAATCTGGATTATAATAGGTATGAAACAGTAGACATATTGAAGATATAGTAACAACTAATAAATGTAGGGTTGTAAATAAATTAAGTCGAGTCGTTTTAggatgttcaagtttgtttgataagataatcaagcCGAATCGAGCcgaacttaaaatgaaccaagcttttgaaataaatgttcaagcttagcttgatttattttttatcagcttgagcttatttgaaacttgatttgagtttgtttgaatcttggcttgagcttgattcatttaaatgttatcaaacaattaattcaaatttgacttgagcttgacttgagcttgattcgagtttggttcgtttagatgttatcaagctctcaattcaaattttttattgtTTGACTTTtattagttgtttgattgattattcggtttgataatttaaatttatttatttattatattatattatattatttatttagtatattgaaaagaattttattaatgaatatggttcatgaacattgttcacgaacattgttcatgaacgttaacgagctgaacatatatgggttcaagcttgtttgtttagcttaacgagttgttcaaacttgtttgtttaattaatcttatatatattaaacgaacataaacaaactgTTACCAAACCGAATATCAAACTTATTCACgaacgcttgattcatttacCGCCCTAAATAAATGTACACAATTAAACAGCGGAAAAGATTCCTTTGATATGGATCAAATCACATTACCTTTGTTAGTAGCAACATCGCCGCACCATACGCCAAAAAGAGGAATCGCATCCTGTACGGCGCAGGGGAATCGCCGGCGCCGGTGGGATAGCATTCCTCCGCGGTCTGCTGCGCCGTCTCCGCCGACGTGCACGACCCCTCTGGTTGCACCAGCCCTATCGACGATGACGATGCGCTCCCCTGCTACCGCCAAGTGTCAATCGATTGATTCAGCTGCTTTGTTCGTAAAATTAAGCTGCTCAACGGGCATACTCACCGGCGATGAGGTGGCGGTGGAGCCTGACTTTGCTAGTCCGGCGTCGTAGTTGCTGGTCCCGTCGGCGCGGTAGAGCCCGAACGACCGCTCCGACGTCGGCCCGCCCTTGAGGTCCTCGTCGTAGAGGGCGAAGATGTAGGTCTCCACCGGCCGCCCGGGCATCCGCGGCGTCCCCGCCATGGACCTCAGGTGCGCCACCAGGTTGCCATTGAAGGCCATGGCGTTCTCCACCGTCGTCCCTGCCTCCTCCGGGTCGCCCTTGTACGGCCACCCGGTCTCCGCCACCACGATCTCCACCTCCGGGAAGCCCAGCCCATCCAACGCCGCCCGGACCGCGTCCACCTGCGCGTCGAACATGTTGTTGTACGTCATCCCGGAGGCCGGGTCGACCCTGCCGGCGTTAGGCTGGAAAAGGCAGAAGGCCAGCGTTTCCGGCCGCGGGTCGCTCCGGTACGCGAAGAACGGGTAGGGGTTCACCATGAAGGGCGACCCGGCTTCCCGGAGAAATCCGACCATCCCGGCGAGCTCGCCGGCGAGGTCGGCGTGGAAGGCCCCGGCGGACGGGGGGTCCGACTGCGCCATCACGGCCATGGAGTGCACGGTCGTGACCTTGATACCGGCGGCGGCGGGGGCCGCGGCGAGGGCGGCACGGAGGTTCTGCATGGCGGGAAGGATGTTTCCCGCGAGCGAGGGGTCGCCGGAGTTAAGAGCCTCGTTGCCGACGGAGACGGCGGAGATGGAAGAAGCGGGAACGAAGGGGAGCACGTTGGAAGCAGCccaggaggcggcggcggcggggtCGGACGCGAGGGAGGGGACGTCGGAATTGGGGACCCCGAGGACAAGGGAGATGCCGGTGCCGGCGAGGGACTGGATGATAGCATGGTCAGCGCCGTAGAGGCGCAGCTTGGAGATGGTGGTCGACTGCAGGAGGCTCGCCGTCGTCGACGCCGGAGGGAGGTTGTCGGCCACCTCACCGTAGTTCACCCCGACGAATGATTGAGACTCtacaaatcaaatcaaactcacTCAGAGAAGACAAAttaaaagaaggaagaaaaaacaGGAAATTTCAAGTTTAAGGATCGACTCGAAGGGCAGATGAAAGCTTGGAAGAGGACAAGAATGGAGATCAATTGAGACTTCTCCATGGGCAACAAGGGAGTTTCAGAAGGTAAGGTAGAAGAGAAGGTTTATACATTTATATACATTGATTCCTCTTTTCCTAGCCTTTCCTTCTGCTATCCATCCTCCCAAGTAAACAAACTCTTAGGCAGCAATGGGAGTCAAGGGAATCAAGTTTGTATCCCGTTGGTTAGGCTTTGCAATAACACGGTTCCTTGGTCTGGTCATAAACGAACTAAATTTGCAAAGGGATTCCGGTCGCAAGAGGAAGTGAAGATTGCCCTCTCCAATTAGTTACAAAGGAGTTTCGGCGCAATGACAAAGCGAATTCGGGACCTCACTCGAACCCAATGGTTAGCGACTCAATGGCTCGGCCGGACGAGTTAATTGAGTTCACTCGAGGATTCAATTTCATTGGTGTGAATGGTGTGAAGGTCATCAGTTTCATTTTCCAGCCAATTAATTTGAAAGGGATGGTAGGAGGAGAGGGGAAATAATTGCACAGGAAAATTATTCGCGCATTAATTGAAAGATCAGCTAGCTTGAAGAAGGCAGAATCACAAACAGAAGAGTGGACGTGTGAGAGACAGAGTGAATGAATGATTGCATTTGGCAAAGTGTCCTACAAGAACTGGCCAACTAGAGACTCGTATCATCAAGCAACGTGATGAGAAGTGGATGTCTCAACCAttacaactaaaaaaaaaaattgaaatgccGAAATGAGAGGGAAAGTAAGAAATCTCTAATAAGAGTAgaatttgattggataataataataataataataataataataattaatccgGAGAATTTAAttggataataataataataataataataataataataataataattgatccgGTCCGAGAGTCGAGTTGACGGACGCTGGGGAGATGACACTCACGTTGATTGCATGTAGACTGAAGATGACGTGGGCCTTCGACGAGCTacgcctgcaaccacaagtcgttagtacCGAGCCAGGGGAGGGGTTCTCCGGCAATGTCCCTCCGACGCTCAACTCAATCACCGGTGGCAAGCGAAagtagagaagagaaaagagcagCAACGTAACCTCGCTACAGTAGTTAACCTACCTTCGATGAAGCTCTgggctccttatatagggccCCCGTGAGCACACGTGCACACTTATCGAggcatgcacgcttctcaaagcttatCGTGAAAGGACGTGTCAGTAAAGCGTCCTTGACACTATAACTTAATAGcccaagcatatctctgacaagacaaCGGAAGCTTCTACCGTACGAACCTCCACCTGACCATGCCGCCGAGCGCACCATCTGCCAGTAGCGCGAGTTCCCAGAAGGATATCATCAGCTGCTCCTTTTGTCCGTTACTAGGCCGAGCGGGGGAGTCGTTTGGCTAGTCTGTCGTCCGGCTGATATCGCGACGGGCTGAGCGGGATGTCCGCTGGGCCAATGGTCTGCTATCTTGGCTCCGTCCTGTTGAGCGAGGGAGCCATGCCTACTTGGTCGGGGATGTGTCCGCTGTTCGGCTGAGCGGGACGACCGCTCGGACTTCGTTCCTCCATGCTTGAGCCttttgagcgtcggaaactcggtATTTGGCCGAGTTGTCGTAGTGTCGGGTCGGGTATCCCCCGCACCGATCCGGCAGATGGGTCACCCGATGGGACGAACTCCTAGGGCGCTGACCACCTTGATCTTCTGCCGGGTTggccccac includes these proteins:
- the LOC122030201 gene encoding LOW QUALITY PROTEIN: putative proline-rich receptor-like protein kinase PERK6 (The sequence of the model RefSeq protein was modified relative to this genomic sequence to represent the inferred CDS: substituted 2 bases at 2 genomic stop codons), giving the protein MPISEDMSGPYSGGFHGPPLPPPSPGMMPMVFNQSSFTYDELAAATSGFSRDNLLGQGGFGYVYKGVLPNRKEVAVKQLKAGSGQGEREFQAEVEIISRVHHRHLVSLVGYCIAGPQRLLVYEFVANNTLEHHLHGKGLPTMEWQNRLKIAIGSAKGLAYLHEDCKLQLSPLLIKFDXXKIKYYYGTGHPRIIHRDIKTANILLDNKFEAMVADFGLAKLSSDTNTHVSTRVMGTFGYLAPEYASSGKLTEKSDVFSFGVMLLELVTGRRPVDNFSDMDESLVDWARPVLGRALADGNFDELADPRLEDKYNANEMARMVACAAASVRHSARRRPKMSQIVRALEGDVSLDDLNEGVKPGQSSMFSGSGSDMDSNSYSTNIRRFREIALGGNDGYSNDYNSTGMTSEYGANLSESSSSGEMAYGEGRRKKPSPYGV
- the LOC122030189 gene encoding glucan endo-1,3-beta-glucosidase 7-like isoform X2; amino-acid sequence: MEKSQLISILVLFQAFICPSKSQSFVGVNYGEVADNLPPASTTASLLQSTTISKLRLYGADHAIIQSLAGTGISLVLGVPNSDVPSLASDPAAAASWAASNVLPFVPASSISAVSVGNEALNSGDPSLAGNILPAMQNLRAALAAAPAAAGIKVTTVHSMAVMAQSDPPSAGAFHADLAGELAGMVGFLREAGSPFMVNPYPFFAYRSDPRPETLAFCLFQPNAGRVDPASGMTYNNMFDAQVDAVRAALDGLGFPEVEIVVAETGWPYKGDPEEAGTTVENAMAFNGNLVAHLRSMAGTPRMPGRPVETYIFALYDEDLKGGPTSERSFGLYRADGTSNYDAGLAKSGSTATSSPGSASSSSIGLVQPEGSCTSAETAQQTAEECYPTGAGDSPAPYRMRFLFLAYGAAMLLLTKVM
- the LOC122030189 gene encoding glucan endo-1,3-beta-glucosidase 7-like isoform X1 — its product is MEKSQLISILVLFQAFICPSKSQSFVGVNYGEVADNLPPASTTASLLQSTTISKLRLYGADHAIIQSLAGTGISLVLGVPNSDVPSLASDPAAAASWAASNVLPFVPASSISAVSVGNEALNSGDPSLAGNILPAMQNLRAALAAAPAAAGIKVTTVHSMAVMAQSDPPSAGAFHADLAGELAGMVGFLREAGSPFMVNPYPFFAYRSDPRPETLAFCLFQPNAGRVDPASGMTYNNMFDAQVDAVRAALDGLGFPEVEIVVAETGWPYKGDPEEAGTTVENAMAFNGNLVAHLRSMAGTPRMPGRPVETYIFALYDEDLKGGPTSERSFGLYRADGTSNYDAGLAKSGSTATSSPQGSASSSSIGLVQPEGSCTSAETAQQTAEECYPTGAGDSPAPYRMRFLFLAYGAAMLLLTKVM